The window GATATTCATGACGGGATATTAGGTAAGCTTTTTGGAGTACGTTTAAGTTTAGATGGTTTAAATTTAAGTTCAACAACAGAAGCTATTAAACAACGAAGTGTTTATATTACAGAACTTAAAAATATTGAGGAAGAAATAAGAAAGGTGTCACATGAGTTAAATTCAGATTTTATTCAAAAAGAAGGTTATTTAAATATTATTAAAACTTTGGTAGAAGCTCAAATGACAGCTTATGGGATTGCTTATAAGTTGTACATTCAAGAGGATATTAAATGGGATAACTTAAATAATAAAACTAAAATACATGTTTATCGCATTTTGCAGGAAACAATGCAAAATACTTATAAGCATGCAAAAGCGACATTGGTTGACATTTCATTTCAATTAAAAAATAATGTTCTAATCCTGACTGTTGTGGATAATGGAGAGGGTTTTGATTTGCAAAAAGCGAAGAAAGGAATAGGATTGAAAAATATAGAGACTAGAATACAGGAAATTAAAGGGGAATTAATTATTGATAGTATAATAAATAAAGGAACCAAAATAATAATTAAAGTGCCAGCATTAGAGAATTAACCTATGGATAATACGATTTTAAAAATATTAATGGTAGACGATCACCCTATGATCATTGAAGGTTACCAGCATACATTATTAGCTTCTAAAAAAGAAAACCAGACCTTAGAAATAGATATTGCTACAGATTGTGATTCTGCTTTAGATGCTATCCAAAAATCAAAAAACATTGGTAAACCGTACGATATTTATTTTTTTGATATTAGTATTCCGAAGTCAAAAGATGGTATTTACAAATCTGGAGAGGATTTGGCTAAGTATGTTAAGCAATCGCAGCCAAAATCTAAAGTGGTAATTTTAACCATGTTTAATGAAGTGTACAGGATACATAGTGTAATTAAAACGATTAACCCGGAAGGCTTCTTGATAAAGAGTGATTTGACATCTAGTGAATTGGCTAGTGCTTTTGATGTTATTCAAAATAACCCGCCGTTTTATACAGGTACAATAAACAAGATTATAAAAAGAAGTATTTTTAATCCAATAGAAGTGGATGACTTAAATCATAAAATGCTATATTTTTTATCTTTAGGTGTTAGAACAAAAGATTTAGTGGGGCACCTTGGTATAACCTTAAGTGCAATAGAGAAGCGTAAAAAAAACCTTAAAGAACTGTTTGCTGTAGACGACGGTAAAGATGCTACTTTGATTGATTTAGCTAAAGAGAAAGGTTATATTTAAGGTTAAATGTTAAAACTTAAATTTTCTTTTATAAAAAAAAACCGTTAAGTGTTAGTGTATCGCTTAAACGTGTGGTAAAAACCACAATTAGACTGAGGTTTTTACCGTAATAGTACAGTGTAGTATTTTATATATTTGTGGTATAACTTTATATAAGTTAATTTTTATTCCCTCAAACTTTGTTTGATTAGTAGTCTTACATTTACACACAGCAAAGCAGCATCCCTCGATGCTGCTTTGTGTATTTAATAATGTAGGTTAAAGATTCTATGAAAGTAGTAATAGCGACTATAGATCATAATAAGATACCTGTTCTTAGCTCTAAGTAAAAACTAAATACGACCCTTAAATTTTTATCTATATTAGTATTATTAGATTTTCTCCAATCGATGGAGTCTCAATCTGGCCTATTATAAATACTTCTGTTGCAATTAGAGTTCATGATAGTGCAAAGTAATACAAAACATTTTTTTTAAAAAATTAATAACTTAATTGCCCCTTGATAGAGCGTCCGTCATATATAAGTGCCGAAATTCAAGCTGACTTAAGGGTAGGTATGGTGGAATAGATAATATACCTGTAACTGAATCTAAAATCATAAACATGAGCTCTAAGAATATAAATTAAACACCTCTGTTTGTTTTTATATAAGGTTCGACTAATAGTGTTGCGTACTATTTTAAACTAAGAAACTAGTTTAAACTAAATAATTAGTTATATTTGTAGTGTTCAACTAAATAATTAGTTATAAAAAATGAAAGCACTTACCAAAGCCGAAGAAGATATCATGCAAGTTTTGTGGCAGTTAGAAAAAGCTAATGTAAAGCAAATTATTGAAGAATTTCCTGAACCAAAACCAGCGTACAATACAGTCTCTACCATTGTAAGGATTTTAGAATCCAAAGGCTTTGTGGATTATGAAAAGCAGGGAAAAGGGCATGTGTATTTTCCGTTATTAAAAAAACAAGATTACAGTAATCAGTCTATTAATAAGCTTGTGGATAATTATTTTCAGGGGTCATTTAAAAGTATGGTATCCTTTTTTGTCAAAAAAAATGACATTAGTTTAAACGAGTTGGAGTCTGTTTTAAACGAAATCAATAAAAAAGAAAAGCTATGATGTACTACGTTTTTCAAACGATGCTATTTCAACTACTATTTTTAATGGTTTATGATCTGTTTCTAAAAAAGGATACATTTTTTAACTACAACAGAGCTTATTTATTAGTCACGTCTGTATTGTCTTTTGCTATACCATTTGTAAAAATAGAGGGATTTAATAATATTATTCCATCCAATTACATAGTTGCCTTGCCAGAAGTTTTTGTGGGTAATACAGGTCAAGCAATTTCCAAAGTTAAAAGTTTTAAAGGGTTTTGGTCGACTTCAGTAATGACTATTACAAATTTATATATTTTGGTTTCGGTTGTAATGCTAGTCTTCTTTCTAATCAAGCTAATAAAAATAGTTAGGATAATAGCGGTTAATCCTAAAACAAAAGAAGATGACCTTACCATTGTTCATCTAAAAAATTCCGATTCTGCTTTTACTTTTTTTAATTACGTGTGTTTAGGCGAGGCGCTTTCTGTAGACCAAATACAACATGTTTTAGCGCATGAACGTAGTCATGCTAATGATAAACATACCTTGGATTTACTTTGGTTTGAAATCTTAAAAATAGGTTTTTGGTGTAACCCATTAGTCTATCTATATCAAAACAGAATAAGTAATCTACATGAATATATTGCCGATCACAATGCGGTAAAAATTGGTGAAACAGAATATTACCAACAGTTATTACAGCAGGTTTTTAGTGTCAAAAACTGTGCTTTTATCAATCCATTTTTCAAACAATCATTAATCAAAAAACGAATCATTATGTTGCAAAAATCAAAATCAAATCAGACGCATTTAATTAAGTATTTATTAATAATCCCGATGGTTTTGGGGATGTTAGTGTATTCTTCTTGTTCCAATCAGGATACCGAATCAGAAATTTTAGATAATAATCAAGTTTTACAACCAATTATGACAATTATAGAAGATGTTGATGTAGAAGATAAGAGGAGCGCAGAACTAGACGTGCCTTTTTCAAAACTAGATCAGTCTCCTATGTTTGAAGCTTGCCTATCAATAACGGATAAATCTGAACAGAAACAATGTTTTTCAGACCAAGTAACAAGACATATTGCGACTAATTTTAATACAAAATTAGGCAAGGACTTAGACTTAGAGAAAGGCGTAAAACGTATTAATGCCATGTTCAGAATTGATAAGGATGGCTTGGTTTATGACGTTAAAGCGCGTGCGCCTCATCCTGATTTAGAAACAGAAGCTATACGTGTAATTAATAGTTTGCCAAAAATTACTCCAGCTATGCACGAAGGTAAAACGGTAAACGTTACTTATGCTTTGCCAATTATTTTTAAAATTAATTAAATGAAGCGGCTGTTTATTGTTATAGGTTTATTGTTATTGTTTTTTAATGCTAAGGCTCAAACCAATGTTTTGGCTGTGGCAGATAGCTTATACAACTATGGTAGTTATGCTAAGGCTATTAGTTATTATAACCAGCTTGAAGACGCGTTACCGTATTCACAGCAAATCGCAAAATCATATGTGTTTTTAGGAAATTATGATCAAGCAATAACATACTATAATAAAGCATTAAACAGTAATCGGAGCAATGCGCTATTAAAATTTGAACTGTGTAAATTACTAATACAACCCAGTAAGTTGCAAGAGGCTGAAGTGCTGCTATTAGAGTTGGCTATTACAGATGCTGATAATCCTAATTATCAATATTATTTAGGTGTAGTGTCTAACGCTTTAGAGCAGTACATAAGTGCTCAAGATTATTTTCTTAAGGTTTTTGAGTTAGATGACTCAAACCAAAAAGTGATATATGAGTTAGCTAAATATAATTTAAAAAATAGGTCCTTTGATAAAGTTACGTATTATGTCGAAACGGGTTTGAAAACATATCCTAACAATAAAAAATTAATAGCACTTGGTGGGCAAAGTTTTTATCTGAAAGAAGATTATCATAAAGCGATAGCTCAGTTTTTAAAGCTAGTAGCGTTAGGAGAAACCACAAAGTTTGTTTATCAAAAACTAGGACAAGCTTACGGTAAGGTTTATAATTATAGTAAAGCTATTCTGTATTTAGAAAAGGCATTAGAGCAAGACCCTAAAGATGCTTATAACCACTATCAATTAGGTTTAAACTATCAAGGAAATAACAATTATCTGTTAGCTGAACAGCATATATCAGAATCTATTAAATTACAAGAAAACCCATTAGATGAAGCGTATATAAAATTAGGCGTTTTGTATAATTTACAAGAAAAACATGCTGATGCTATTCAAGCTTTTACTAAAGCAATAAAAGAAAATCCAGATTCTGAAGTACCTCATTTTTATAGGGTTTATACTAAGTTGGTGTTTTATAATAATTTGGAGCCGAAAGTAGAGGAGATAGAGTCGTTTAGTAAGCGATTTCCTGATAGTAAATACATACCAATTTTAAATGTAAAGCTTTCTGAATTAAAAAGTCAAGCCTTTCAAAATAAAGCCGAATAGTTTGAGTTTTATGTAAAAATAGATCGCTTTGTCTAAAAAAGAGTAAATTTCGTCTGTAAATGAAAGTTTTTTAATGGGTTTTATAAATTTGTTTTAAAATTACTATATCTTGATAATTCTAATTAAAAAATAGGCTCGTATGAAAAGATTTCTACCTTTAGTTTTTGTGTTATTATGTTTTACAACAATGTTACAAGCGCAAATAAACCAAGATTGCAAAAACACGTGTACAATAGATAAGATTGTTTACGAAACAGCTTTTTTAGGTGTACAATTTGGAAGTCCATGTAATAAAGAGAGTGATTCAGACAAAGGGGTTGTTATTTTAAAAGTAATTGAAGGTACTGCAGCAGCAGACAATAAATTACAGCCTTATGATCTTGTAGTGGCAATTGATGATTTAGAGGTCAATCGCCGGGGTGATGCAATGAATGCTGTAAAAGCATATCAGCCTTTTGATACAGTTCGGTTTACTATTTTAAGAAGTGGAAAAACACTTTTAAAAACAATTACTTTAGGTGCTAAAACAAGCAAAGTAATACAAGAGGTTGTATGTTGTGATGAAGCAATATCTTCTTTATCTAAAGAAAATATAAGTTTATATCCAAATCCTGCAGTTAGTGCATTAAATATTGCATTTAAGGAAGTGATTCAAGGCGATTATAATTTTGCTGTTTATATGACTAATGGTGTTTTAGTAAAGCAATATAACAAGCGTTTTGTTAAAGGTGATTTAAATGAAAATATTAACGTTGATAAATTAGAGGACGGTGTCTATGTTTTAAAAATCACGAAAGACGATTCAACCTATTCTAATTTGTTTGTAGTTAAGAGGAATTAATAGATTCAAGTTTTAGTCACCTAAAAAAGTTGTATTTTTCCGCTATATTACTTATTTTATGAAACAAATAGCTGTTTTTTCACTCTTTTTAGTAATGGCGTCTTGCCAGTACTTGGACGTGAAAAAAACAAGCTCGGAAGCTATTTTTGAAGAAGAGCTAAAAACATTTAATTGGAGCGAAGTTGATAATTATCCTAGCTTTTTAGTTTGCGATGACCTACAGGTTAAGCAAGATATTAAAAACTGTTTTGAAACAACGCTAACTAATCATATTTCGGAAAGGCTTCAAGCCGAAACTATTATTGTTAACCAAGATGTTAATGATACTATTATGTTGTCTTTTTTGATTTCTGAAAAAGGTGAACTTCAAATTAAAGCTATAGAAATTGATAGTATAACGACACATGAGATTCCTAGTTTAGAAGCTTCAATAACCGAAAGTTTGAATACTTTACCCAAAATATTTCCGGCAGTAAAGCGAGGTCAGCAAGTTAAAACGCAATTTAAATTACCTATTATATTAAAGGTTAACTAATGTTGATTGTTATTTAAATCTGAATAACAAACGTTTTCAATTTAAACTTTAAAGCTTAATCTGGCGTAAAAGTAATCCAACTAAAAATCTTTAAATAATAAGTTTATCAATTGAAGTCAATCGTTTTATAAATTAAATTTATAGCCCAAAGCAAAATCTAACGGGAAATTATCTGCTGTGTCTTGAAGCGCTGCAAATAAATTATCATACACAAAAGTAATAAAGCCATTACCAATTTTAAAATCGGCTCCAATACCAAAAGTTAAAGGGATATCAAAACTGGTTGATGATTTTTCTTCTTTGTAAAAAGTGCCTGGATCAACACTGTCTTCAATAATATATGCTGTTTTTGAGGCTGTGAAGGTTGCGAATTTTGTTTGCGCATAAATATTAAATTTGGAGGTATTGATAAATCTAAAGCGATATCCTAAGGCTATTTGGGTCGCGCTATAATTAAAATCATCTGTATCTCCTGTTGTTCTTATGTTTAAAAAACCAGCATGTTTAGGTATTAAGTTGTCTTGAAATAACTCTAATTCTGCGCCAAATAGTGGGACTGTTTTGTTGTTAGGATTCGTTATAAAAGGATGGTTTGTTAGACCTCCAAAAATGCCGAGCCTAGTTTTTAATTTCGGTTGACTATTATTAAACGTGTAATTAGGATCGCTTGCAGCGTTAGACTTGTTGATAAAGTTTTTTAAACTATATAAAGTTAGTTTGACTTTAGAGGCATCCGTATTGCAAAGGGTTTCTAGCGTAGTTTGATACATGTTGTCATACTTGTTATTACTTCCTTTTGTGTTGGTTAATTCGGTTAACTGTTCCTCTTTATTTTTAATAAAGTAACGGAATTTACCATCAAAAGTATTCCAAAGTAAATCAAAATCTCCTTCAACCTCAGTGTTAAGCACTAAAGTTTCATTGTTTACAGTATAGGTTGTTTGGGCAAAACTAAGTGTCGTTATAGTTAGTGCTAAAAATAAAAGTAGTTTTTTCATAACGTAGTAAGTAGGTTTAGTGCTAAAGTAAGATTTTTTTTAGAAACTGTACTATTTCTTAAAGGACCTGCCTTTCCATTTATACATTGAAAACATTGAGATAAATGCAACATAAACACTGAAAAAAGGATAGATAAAACAACTCCAAGTATAATGTTTTAGTGTGCTTTCTTTGTCGAAAAATTGACTAGTTTTATAAAGTAATAAAAAGTCAACAGCAATTTTTATAAAAAATAGATAGGCAAAAGGTTTAAGTGCAAATAGTTTAAAGATTACTAAAACAAATCCTATAACAATACTTGCGTTTGCGACTAAAACTAAGACTCCAACAAGTTTGGCAAAAGTGTTGTTATAGTTGCTAGTTTTACTAGCCCAGCGTATGCGTTGAGATAGTAATGTTTTTAGTGTTTTTTGTGGTTTAGTAATTACAATAGCATGTTCGCTTTTTAAATATGTAACTGCTTTTTTATCGTGTTTCAGAGCTTTTTCCATTAAGAAAATATCGTCGCCACTAGCAATATTCGTGTTGCCTTCAAAGCCTTTTAAAGTTGTAAATAAGTCTTTTTTGTAAGCTAAATTTGCGCCATTACATAAAAAAGGTTTGTTGATTCCAAAAGCACTAATGGTTGCGCCCATTAAGCTTAAAAAGTCTAACGTTTGAAAAGCGTTTAAAAGACTAGAGTTTTCTTCGTAATCTACAGGTCCAGCAATCATTTCTGACTTGGTAGTCTCGATACAATTATCAAAAGTGTCTAACCAATAATTTGGTACTACACAATCGGCATCTGTAGTAATGATCCATTGGTTTTTGGCTTGCTTTATAGCAGTAGTAATGGCATCTTTTTTTGGTGAAATGGTATGTCTTTGATTAGTTATGATTTTGATGTCAACTGTATTAGTTTTGTTTTTAGATAATAGCCTTTTTATTATTTCGACTGAATCATCTTCAGAGTCGTCATCGACTAAAATAACCTCAAATAAACGCTCAGGATAATTCAATTTTAAAAGTGAGGTCAATAATTGCGGTAAATTTTCGGCTTCATTTCTAAATGGAATAATAACTGTAAATGTAGTTTTGGGTGTGACATCTTGCAATCTAAAGGGTTTTACTTTGTCAAACCCAAGAATAAAAGTTCCTATTAAAAAAAGATACAGTATAATAATGATAACAAAAGTAATAACCATTAGTTTTAGTTTTTTGGTAAATTAAAATTTAATACAAAATAACTTCCAATTATACTAGGGAGTGCAAAATTTAACAACCACATCAAAAGCACGCAGCTTAAAACAGGTAGTTCTGTAATGCCTGCCAAGCCAAAAAGATATATGGCGATACTCCCTTTAATTACAATATCAAGAATTGAAATGGTTGGAATTATAGAAGCTAAAAAGTATAATGTTGTTATGATAGTCATCGCGTCCCAATAATGCAATGGTACGTTAAAAAGGGATAAGATAAAGTAAAACTGAAACGAGAAAATAGCATAACGCAATAATGATAGGGATAGACCTATTATTAAATAATTAAGGCCTAAATCAGCTATAAAAGGACGTGTTTTTTTTATACAAAGGCCTTTGGTTTTATGTTTGGTTTGCTTTAAAACAAAGATGGAAAGGACTAAAAGAATTATAATTATAAGAACGGTCCTTGAAATATTAATATAGTTGATATTGATATTATAGGAGTTGTAATAGAAAAGAAAACCTATACTTCCCAATATTACAGTAATACCCATTTGCATTATGTTGCTAATTAGATTTACAAATAAAATGCGTTTTCTGTATGGTTTTGAGTAGTAAATAGCTTTAGCGCCATATTCGCCAATACGATTTGGTGTAAACAAGGACGCTGTTAGTGATCCTAAACTTTGTGCTAGGGCTTCTGAAAAGGAAAGGGTTTTAATTTTGGAAACTAAATAGCGCCATTTTGTGATTTCAAAAAACCAGTTGAATATA is drawn from Psychroserpens sp. NJDZ02 and contains these coding sequences:
- a CDS encoding glycosyltransferase, which codes for MVITFVIIIILYLFLIGTFILGFDKVKPFRLQDVTPKTTFTVIIPFRNEAENLPQLLTSLLKLNYPERLFEVILVDDDSEDDSVEIIKRLLSKNKTNTVDIKIITNQRHTISPKKDAITTAIKQAKNQWIITTDADCVVPNYWLDTFDNCIETTKSEMIAGPVDYEENSSLLNAFQTLDFLSLMGATISAFGINKPFLCNGANLAYKKDLFTTLKGFEGNTNIASGDDIFLMEKALKHDKKAVTYLKSEHAIVITKPQKTLKTLLSQRIRWASKTSNYNNTFAKLVGVLVLVANASIVIGFVLVIFKLFALKPFAYLFFIKIAVDFLLLYKTSQFFDKESTLKHYTWSCFIYPFFSVYVAFISMFSMYKWKGRSFKK
- a CDS encoding PDZ domain-containing protein, coding for MKRFLPLVFVLLCFTTMLQAQINQDCKNTCTIDKIVYETAFLGVQFGSPCNKESDSDKGVVILKVIEGTAAADNKLQPYDLVVAIDDLEVNRRGDAMNAVKAYQPFDTVRFTILRSGKTLLKTITLGAKTSKVIQEVVCCDEAISSLSKENISLYPNPAVSALNIAFKEVIQGDYNFAVYMTNGVLVKQYNKRFVKGDLNENINVDKLEDGVYVLKITKDDSTYSNLFVVKRN
- a CDS encoding BlaI/MecI/CopY family transcriptional regulator, yielding MKALTKAEEDIMQVLWQLEKANVKQIIEEFPEPKPAYNTVSTIVRILESKGFVDYEKQGKGHVYFPLLKKQDYSNQSINKLVDNYFQGSFKSMVSFFVKKNDISLNELESVLNEINKKEKL
- a CDS encoding response regulator, with the translated sequence MDNTILKILMVDDHPMIIEGYQHTLLASKKENQTLEIDIATDCDSALDAIQKSKNIGKPYDIYFFDISIPKSKDGIYKSGEDLAKYVKQSQPKSKVVILTMFNEVYRIHSVIKTINPEGFLIKSDLTSSELASAFDVIQNNPPFYTGTINKIIKRSIFNPIEVDDLNHKMLYFLSLGVRTKDLVGHLGITLSAIEKRKKNLKELFAVDDGKDATLIDLAKEKGYI
- a CDS encoding lysylphosphatidylglycerol synthase domain-containing protein translates to MHKSLPDKTKQFFFVLIKLSIVVGAFYFIYHKLLNNDGLNFNDFWQFLNDSNLLSIKNVLILIGLSIFNWFFEITKWRYLVSKIKTLSFSEALAQSLGSLTASLFTPNRIGEYGAKAIYYSKPYRKRILFVNLISNIMQMGITVILGSIGFLFYYNSYNININYINISRTVLIIIILLVLSIFVLKQTKHKTKGLCIKKTRPFIADLGLNYLIIGLSLSLLRYAIFSFQFYFILSLFNVPLHYWDAMTIITTLYFLASIIPTISILDIVIKGSIAIYLFGLAGITELPVLSCVLLMWLLNFALPSIIGSYFVLNFNLPKN
- a CDS encoding M56 family metallopeptidase; this translates as MMYYVFQTMLFQLLFLMVYDLFLKKDTFFNYNRAYLLVTSVLSFAIPFVKIEGFNNIIPSNYIVALPEVFVGNTGQAISKVKSFKGFWSTSVMTITNLYILVSVVMLVFFLIKLIKIVRIIAVNPKTKEDDLTIVHLKNSDSAFTFFNYVCLGEALSVDQIQHVLAHERSHANDKHTLDLLWFEILKIGFWCNPLVYLYQNRISNLHEYIADHNAVKIGETEYYQQLLQQVFSVKNCAFINPFFKQSLIKKRIIMLQKSKSNQTHLIKYLLIIPMVLGMLVYSSCSNQDTESEILDNNQVLQPIMTIIEDVDVEDKRSAELDVPFSKLDQSPMFEACLSITDKSEQKQCFSDQVTRHIATNFNTKLGKDLDLEKGVKRINAMFRIDKDGLVYDVKARAPHPDLETEAIRVINSLPKITPAMHEGKTVNVTYALPIIFKIN
- a CDS encoding tetratricopeptide repeat protein; this translates as MKRLFIVIGLLLLFFNAKAQTNVLAVADSLYNYGSYAKAISYYNQLEDALPYSQQIAKSYVFLGNYDQAITYYNKALNSNRSNALLKFELCKLLIQPSKLQEAEVLLLELAITDADNPNYQYYLGVVSNALEQYISAQDYFLKVFELDDSNQKVIYELAKYNLKNRSFDKVTYYVETGLKTYPNNKKLIALGGQSFYLKEDYHKAIAQFLKLVALGETTKFVYQKLGQAYGKVYNYSKAILYLEKALEQDPKDAYNHYQLGLNYQGNNNYLLAEQHISESIKLQENPLDEAYIKLGVLYNLQEKHADAIQAFTKAIKENPDSEVPHFYRVYTKLVFYNNLEPKVEEIESFSKRFPDSKYIPILNVKLSELKSQAFQNKAE